Below is a genomic region from Methylocystis sp. ATCC 49242.
CCTGCTTTCCACTAACTCGAAAACAGCGGTCGCGCTCGAGCTTTCTAAATATTATTCGATCGCGGCGCTACATTCCAGACAGAAGCCCCCTGCTTTCGGTAGCGGGACGAAACCTGTGCGTCATGGCCGCAACTCGTGCGAATCGAGGAGCGCGCCCGAATCTCACTGAATAGCGGCCGGATCGAATTATTGATATCGCAGCTCGAGCGAATGACATCGACTTCGTATTGGGCGCGTATGATCGAATGCCGACGCGCTCCGGCCGAGCGTCTTTCAGTTCTGTCCGCCGAAAGATCGGGTTAAGGCCTCAGCGCATCGCGGAAGGCTGGCGTTCCCTAACACGCGGGACCCAATCGTTCCGCTGCGCCTTCTTCGCCGCTCAAAGTCCATTTGCGGAGTGGATGCAGACAATCGATTGTTTCCCTTGGCCGCGTCTTTCGCTAGTGGTGGCTGGTCAACATGGATAGGATCGAGCGTCGCCCGTCTCCATCTGGGCGGCCGTATCCGTCAGAAAAGGGCCTGCACATTGCCGTTTCCAGAAGACGAGCAGATTGAACCCGCGTCCGGCGCATTCGCATGGTGGCGCGGGTTGCCGCTTTATGTGCGTATACTGGCGGCGGTGGCGCTGGGCGTCGTCACTGGCCTCTTGCTGGGGGACGGCGCCGCGTCGCTGGCGATTCCGGCGAAGCTCGTTCTGCGGGTGTTGGGAGCGCTTGCGCCGCCGTTGATCCTGTTCGCAATTGTGCAGGCCGTCATTAACGCGCCCGTGAGCGGGCGGCAATCGCTGCGTCTCACGACATTGCTAGCGGTGAATACGATCGTCGCCATCGTCATTGGCCTTGCGGTCGCGAATGTTCTTCGTCCCGGCGAATGGGTGCGGATGACGCCGCCAGTCACGAACGCAAAGGCCGCGGCGTCCGCTGCGGATCCTCTCACACAGTTTCTCGACAGCGTGCCGCGGAGCATCGCCGGCCCCTTTACCGACGACGGCAAGGTGATCGGCGTCATTCTCCTTGCGATCGCATTCGGCCTCTCGCTGCGAAAACTTCGAAACTATCCAATCCGGACCGTCGAAGATCTCGTCCATGTCGGCCTGTCGAGCCTCGTCACGATCCTAGAGGCGGTCGTGGAAGTCGTGCCGCTCGCCGTGTTCGGCGTCGTCGCGAGCATTGTCGGCGCCAAGGGCTTGAGCGATTTCCTGGCGCTCGGCGGCTTCGTCGGCGCAGTGATTGCGGCGCTCCTCCTTCAAGGAGTGTATTATCTCGTCCGCGTGCGGCTCGGGTCGTGGGTTCGACCCGCTGCGCTCTTGCGCGGCGTTCGGGACGCCCTGACGATGGCCTTTTCCACCGCCAGTTCGACGGCCACCATGCCCGTGACCTATCGCTGCCTGCGGGACAATGTCGGCCTGAGGGAACAATCCGCGAGTCTCGGCGCGCTGGTCGGAGCGAATTTCAACAATGACGGAACCGCGCTTTATGAAGCGATGTCGGCGCTGTTCGTCGCGCAGATGCTCGGGATAAACCTGACTTTCAGCCAGCAGCTCATGGTGGTGCTGACGTCCATCGTCGCTTCCGTCGGCGCGGCCGGCATTCCCGAGGCCGGACTCGTCACCATGACGCTTGTCTTCAAATCGGTGGGGCTGCCGACCGAATATATCGCCTTGCTCCTGACCGTGGACTGGTTTCTCGACCGCTGCCGGACCGCGATCAACGTAATGGGAGACGTGACCGTCAGCAGCCTCCTCGACGGTAAGACACCGGAGAAGCCGGTTTCGCCTACGCTACAGAACGTTTAGGCGAGCGATCGATCAACGCTGGAGGCCGGCGACTTCGCGATTGGCTATATCGAGCCGCGACGCCAGCATGCGCACCACGAATTTGTGGAAAGCGTGCGCGAGTTGGGGCTCCTCCCGCTCCATTCGGTCGAAC
It encodes:
- a CDS encoding dicarboxylate/amino acid:cation symporter; this translates as MPFPEDEQIEPASGAFAWWRGLPLYVRILAAVALGVVTGLLLGDGAASLAIPAKLVLRVLGALAPPLILFAIVQAVINAPVSGRQSLRLTTLLAVNTIVAIVIGLAVANVLRPGEWVRMTPPVTNAKAAASAADPLTQFLDSVPRSIAGPFTDDGKVIGVILLAIAFGLSLRKLRNYPIRTVEDLVHVGLSSLVTILEAVVEVVPLAVFGVVASIVGAKGLSDFLALGGFVGAVIAALLLQGVYYLVRVRLGSWVRPAALLRGVRDALTMAFSTASSTATMPVTYRCLRDNVGLREQSASLGALVGANFNNDGTALYEAMSALFVAQMLGINLTFSQQLMVVLTSIVASVGAAGIPEAGLVTMTLVFKSVGLPTEYIALLLTVDWFLDRCRTAINVMGDVTVSSLLDGKTPEKPVSPTLQNV